A region from the Bacillus sp. (in: firmicutes) genome encodes:
- a CDS encoding SEC-C domain-containing protein produces the protein MSKIGRNESCPCGSGKKYKKCCGKNGVVSIMDVIYEEIEKQEEQLYRYMYTHYRNEREKLFREVEGKTSVFRENEMNSVLLFDIWFTTAYESKGTTILESFVEYQLPTIHRPRTKAIVESWKEALFVAGMIQEVTDTHITMVDELSNETYQVQYKNRSFQPHTFVTGVLLPYEETYKFYIFGYDFPKEVADVAVPYLKEQIAAYEGDVQSYFREHYLTFIDDVFTKLAEKENASQEEEQPTYEWEKEIYREIGDDLQAFIQEVGGSKDASDFGVLLWNVFSKKVQPTIRNPKLYVAATYYLLQSLAFDLPTFTQKELAERFGVSPNSISQRRKEMDAAVAEQVASLSS, from the coding sequence ATGTCAAAAATTGGTCGGAATGAATCGTGCCCTTGTGGGAGCGGAAAAAAATATAAAAAATGTTGTGGGAAAAACGGCGTCGTTTCGATCATGGACGTCATTTATGAAGAAATCGAAAAGCAAGAGGAACAGTTATATCGTTACATGTACACCCATTACCGTAACGAGCGGGAGAAACTGTTCCGGGAAGTGGAAGGAAAAACGAGTGTCTTTCGCGAAAACGAAATGAACTCGGTCCTGTTGTTTGATATTTGGTTTACAACGGCGTATGAATCGAAGGGAACGACGATTTTGGAATCCTTTGTCGAGTATCAACTTCCAACGATCCACCGTCCGCGCACGAAGGCGATTGTCGAATCGTGGAAAGAAGCGCTCTTTGTAGCCGGGATGATTCAAGAAGTGACCGATACTCATATTACGATGGTAGATGAGTTATCGAACGAAACATATCAAGTACAATATAAAAATCGTTCGTTCCAGCCACATACGTTTGTAACAGGGGTACTTTTACCTTACGAAGAGACATATAAATTCTATATCTTCGGCTACGACTTCCCTAAAGAAGTGGCTGATGTGGCGGTGCCATACTTAAAAGAACAGATCGCTGCGTATGAAGGAGACGTTCAATCGTATTTCCGTGAGCATTATTTAACGTTTATCGACGATGTGTTTACGAAATTAGCGGAAAAAGAAAATGCTTCTCAAGAAGAAGAGCAGCCAACGTACGAGTGGGAAAAAGAGATTTATAGAGAAATTGGGGACGACCTGCAAGCATTCATACAAGAAGTAGGTGGCTCCAAAGATGCGTCCGATTTCGGTGTGCTTTTATGGAACGTGTTCAGTAAAAAAGTTCAACCAACTATTCGCAACCCGAAACTGTATGTCGCAGCCACGTACTATCTCCTGCAATCATTAGCATTTGACTTGCCTACCTTTACGCAAAAAGAACTCGCGGAACGATTTGGGGTATCACCGAATAGTATCTCACAGCGTCGTAAAGAAATGGACGCAGCTGTTGCGGAACAAGTCGCTTCGTTATCTTCATAA
- a CDS encoding flagellar hook-associated protein 2, with the protein MVSNLRIGGLASGMDIDSLVSELMAVERMPLDKLYQKKQTLEWQRDDYRSMNSLLQELDKYIFDNLTLKSNFLKKKVSSSDESVITATATSSAPNIDTTISVTKLAKSATWISDGTENYVQGARTLSFTVTNGDGTTPANPVTISIDANDTLDTVINKLNSNKDLGITVFHDPETDKVVVTKKDTGAAASLVLNDNETAIFFQELGFTAAASGAELTGKTAGEDAQFTINGLSTTRSSNTFTINNVTFTLKKEGASATISTSTDTDAMFDTIKGFVEKYNEIIGKINDKISEERYRDYLPLTDKQKEAMTEKQIELWEEKAKSGLLRRDPILSSGLSQMRLDIYTSVSGGTINTNYDSISEIGITTSSNYLENGKLIIDEAKLKAALEDDPEAVYELFNANGSDHHTKGIARRLRDTVKSTIGNIEQKAGKTLWTSQQYSIGRSLMQLDNQIDAFEDRLIQIEDRYWRQFTAMEKAINMYNSQAMYLMNAFGGGM; encoded by the coding sequence TTGGTAAGTAACTTACGTATTGGTGGATTAGCAAGTGGAATGGACATTGATTCGCTTGTTAGTGAACTTATGGCTGTTGAGCGAATGCCGTTAGATAAACTTTATCAAAAGAAACAAACGCTCGAATGGCAACGTGACGACTATCGTTCGATGAACAGTTTGCTTCAAGAGCTAGATAAGTACATTTTTGATAATTTAACATTAAAAAGTAACTTTTTAAAGAAAAAGGTTTCAAGTTCTGATGAAAGTGTTATAACGGCTACGGCAACATCATCAGCTCCAAACATAGATACCACTATATCTGTAACGAAACTAGCAAAGTCAGCTACTTGGATCTCAGACGGAACAGAAAACTATGTTCAGGGAGCTCGAACGTTAAGTTTTACTGTGACGAATGGGGATGGAACGACACCTGCCAATCCGGTGACCATCTCCATTGATGCGAATGATACACTAGATACGGTGATTAATAAGCTTAACAGTAATAAAGACTTAGGGATTACCGTGTTTCACGATCCAGAAACGGACAAAGTGGTCGTGACAAAAAAAGATACTGGGGCAGCTGCAAGTTTAGTACTAAACGATAATGAGACCGCAATATTTTTCCAAGAGCTTGGGTTCACAGCCGCTGCATCTGGTGCTGAATTAACCGGAAAAACAGCAGGGGAAGATGCTCAATTTACGATTAACGGCTTGTCAACCACCCGTTCATCAAATACGTTTACAATTAATAACGTAACGTTTACGCTAAAAAAAGAAGGGGCTTCTGCTACGATTTCTACTTCAACCGACACGGATGCAATGTTTGACACGATTAAAGGGTTTGTCGAAAAGTACAATGAAATCATTGGAAAGATTAATGACAAAATTTCTGAAGAACGCTATCGAGATTATCTTCCGCTTACTGACAAACAAAAAGAAGCGATGACCGAAAAACAAATTGAACTGTGGGAAGAAAAGGCGAAAAGCGGTCTGTTACGAAGAGACCCGATTTTATCAAGTGGACTTTCTCAAATGCGATTAGATATTTATACAAGTGTCTCTGGCGGTACAATAAACACGAATTACGACTCTATTTCAGAAATCGGTATCACCACTTCTTCGAATTATTTAGAAAATGGTAAACTTATTATTGATGAAGCAAAGTTAAAAGCCGCATTAGAAGATGATCCAGAGGCCGTATATGAACTGTTTAATGCCAACGGTTCCGACCATCATACAAAAGGAATTGCACGACGTTTACGTGATACCGTGAAATCAACCATCGGTAACATCGAACAAAAAGCAGGTAAAACGTTATGGACAAGTCAACAGTATTCCATCGGTCGAAGCTTAATGCAGCTCGATAACCAAATCGACGCCTTCGAAGACCGCCTCATCCAAATCGAAGACCGGTACTGGCGTCAATTTACGGCAATGGAAAAAGCGATTAATATGTACAACTCACAAGCGATGTACCTAATGAATGCCTTCGGTGGGGGTATGTAA
- the fliS gene encoding flagellar export chaperone FliS — protein MGISNPYQSYQVNSVQTASPGELTLMLYNGCLKFIKFARKAIEKKNIEEKNTNLLKAQNIIQELMVTLNMDYDVAKNMMVMYDYIHRRLIEANLKNDVEILDEVEGYVTEFRDTWKQVIQLNRQQQHGQGGHV, from the coding sequence ATGGGAATTAGCAATCCATATCAGTCCTATCAAGTGAATTCCGTGCAAACCGCTTCCCCAGGGGAGCTTACGTTAATGCTTTATAACGGCTGTTTAAAATTTATTAAGTTCGCTCGAAAAGCCATAGAAAAGAAAAACATCGAGGAGAAAAATACGAATCTTTTAAAAGCCCAAAACATCATTCAAGAACTTATGGTCACGCTCAATATGGACTATGACGTGGCGAAAAACATGATGGTAATGTATGACTACATTCATCGTCGTCTCATTGAAGCCAACCTTAAAAACGACGTTGAAATTTTAGACGAAGTCGAAGGCTATGTTACAGAATTCCGCGATACGTGGAAACAAGTGATTCAACTGAACCGTCAGCAACAGCACGGACAAGGTGGTCACGTGTAA
- a CDS encoding carbon storage regulator, which translates to MLVLGRRPGEYVVINDNIIVKVVKSNKGDLRLAIDAPKEVSIVRGEVYEASKNFNNT; encoded by the coding sequence ATGTTAGTTTTAGGTAGAAGACCTGGTGAATATGTCGTTATAAATGACAACATTATTGTCAAAGTAGTAAAAAGCAACAAAGGAGATTTAAGATTAGCAATCGATGCACCAAAAGAAGTCTCCATCGTTCGAGGAGAAGTATACGAAGCAAGTAAAAATTTTAATAATACATGA
- a CDS encoding flagellar protein FliT — MSVVQQSLEVTKQLLHVLQTMEGKDRDEVIQSIQKLLNKRQALLPSIQPPFSEEEIELGQELVRINQQIEPLLKQLQMDIQKDQNSFEKRKQSVKKYRNPYESLQFDGMFYDKRK; from the coding sequence ATGTCGGTCGTTCAGCAAAGCCTAGAGGTGACGAAACAGCTTTTACACGTGCTCCAAACGATGGAAGGAAAGGACCGTGATGAAGTCATCCAGTCGATACAAAAGTTGTTGAACAAGCGGCAAGCACTCCTTCCGTCCATTCAACCGCCTTTTTCCGAAGAGGAAATAGAGCTTGGGCAAGAGTTAGTTCGTATCAATCAACAAATCGAACCACTCCTGAAACAATTGCAAATGGACATTCAAAAAGACCAGAATTCGTTTGAAAAACGAAAACAATCCGTCAAAAAATATCGGAATCCGTACGAATCGCTCCAATTTGATGGAATGTTTTACGATAAAAGAAAATAG
- the flaG gene encoding flagellar protein FlaG has translation MTERISPHANSSYLYTKVRNENSAADIQQKELNNVNVANQETQLIVSKKDLEEVVQGLNKFLQPSHTQLKFELHEDLEEYYVQIIDEKTKEVVREIPPKKLLDMYAKMMELVGLVVDKKI, from the coding sequence ATGACGGAACGTATTTCCCCACATGCCAATTCCTCATATTTATATACAAAGGTTCGTAACGAAAACAGTGCTGCTGATATTCAACAAAAAGAACTAAATAACGTAAATGTTGCTAACCAAGAAACTCAATTAATCGTATCTAAAAAAGACCTTGAAGAAGTAGTCCAAGGTCTCAATAAATTTTTACAACCAAGTCATACCCAACTGAAATTCGAATTACATGAGGATTTAGAAGAGTATTACGTTCAAATTATCGATGAAAAAACAAAAGAAGTCGTACGCGAAATCCCACCAAAAAAACTGTTAGATATGTATGCGAAAATGATGGAGCTTGTCGGGTTAGTGGTAGATAAAAAGATTTAG
- the raiA gene encoding ribosome-associated translation inhibitor RaiA, with protein MNNNIRGENIEVTPAIRDYVEKKIKKLERYFSHAPDANVHVNLKVYPDKTSKVEVTIPLPHLVLRAEERHEDMYAAIDLITDKLERQIRKHKTKVNRKLREKGSPKELFTNVDDVSANHQEKEEDKLEVVRTKQFDLKPMDSEEAILQMNLLGHNFFVYTDAETNQTNIVYRRKDGKYGLIETN; from the coding sequence ATGAATAACAACATTCGTGGCGAAAACATTGAAGTAACTCCAGCTATTCGTGATTACGTAGAGAAGAAGATCAAAAAGTTAGAACGCTATTTCTCTCATGCTCCAGATGCCAACGTACACGTGAACTTGAAAGTGTATCCAGATAAAACATCTAAAGTGGAAGTTACGATTCCTCTTCCTCACCTCGTGTTACGGGCGGAAGAGCGACATGAAGATATGTATGCAGCGATTGATTTAATTACGGATAAATTAGAACGTCAAATTCGTAAGCATAAAACAAAAGTGAATCGTAAGCTTCGTGAAAAAGGTAGTCCAAAAGAACTATTTACCAATGTCGATGATGTTTCCGCCAACCATCAGGAGAAGGAAGAAGACAAGCTAGAAGTCGTTCGCACGAAACAATTTGATTTGAAGCCGATGGATAGCGAAGAAGCAATTTTACAAATGAACCTCCTTGGCCATAACTTCTTTGTTTACACGGATGCGGAAACGAACCAAACGAACATCGTTTACCGTCGTAAAGATGGAAAATATGGGTTAATTGAAACAAATTAA
- a CDS encoding flagellin protein FlaA, giving the protein MRINHNIAALNTYRQLTAGTAAAGKSMEKLSSGLRINRAGDDAAGLAISEKMRGQIRGLEMASKNAQDGISLIQTAEGALNETHSILQRMRELAVQASNDTNTAADREEIQKEIDQLVDEIDRIANTTEFNTKKLLNGSIGLSVSDTSIASKVSMTADTQNGTYTIDLTGATLGTRATTTAIATDASGLAQGTGILTVNGVDFAVDTTTKLEDLAADITAKVDGVEAIYDNVANTFEIRTIEVGADQTLDVSASADNLINSETWNASAVSDTGTNISGVNVDGMGANTNVAYDGNKVIVTGGNAKGLEFTANQAGAGVTVDITVGGSLNFHIGANEDQTMNVSVNAMDASNLGVSSLDVTTAVGAENAITTIDDAIQTVSAERSKLGAYQNRLEHTINNLGTSAENLTAAESRIRDVDMAKEMMEFTKNNILSQAAQAMLAQSNQMPQGVLQLLR; this is encoded by the coding sequence ATGCGTATTAATCACAATATTGCAGCGTTAAACACGTATCGTCAGTTAACTGCTGGTACAGCTGCAGCAGGAAAATCAATGGAAAAACTATCTTCAGGTCTTCGCATTAACCGCGCTGGTGACGACGCAGCAGGTCTTGCCATCTCTGAAAAAATGCGTGGTCAAATTCGCGGACTTGAAATGGCTTCTAAAAACGCGCAAGACGGTATCTCTTTAATCCAAACAGCTGAAGGTGCGTTAAACGAAACTCACTCTATTTTACAACGTATGCGTGAGTTAGCAGTTCAAGCATCAAACGATACAAATACAGCAGCTGATCGTGAAGAGATTCAAAAAGAAATCGATCAGCTTGTAGATGAAATTGACCGAATTGCAAATACTACTGAGTTTAACACAAAGAAATTACTAAATGGTAGTATTGGATTAAGTGTAAGTGACACTTCTATTGCGTCTAAAGTTAGTATGACGGCTGATACTCAAAATGGAACTTACACAATCGATTTGACTGGTGCTACTTTAGGGACTCGAGCAACAACGACTGCTATAGCTACAGATGCTAGTGGGTTAGCTCAAGGTACAGGTATATTAACAGTAAATGGTGTTGACTTTGCTGTTGATACTACTACTAAACTAGAAGATTTAGCAGCTGATATTACTGCCAAAGTTGATGGAGTAGAAGCAATCTATGACAATGTTGCTAACACATTTGAAATTCGTACAATTGAAGTAGGTGCGGATCAGACTTTAGATGTTTCTGCAAGTGCTGATAACTTAATAAACAGTGAAACTTGGAACGCATCAGCTGTTAGTGATACTGGAACTAACATTTCAGGTGTTAACGTAGATGGTATGGGTGCTAACACTAATGTTGCATATGATGGTAATAAAGTTATTGTAACTGGTGGTAATGCAAAAGGTTTAGAGTTCACCGCAAATCAAGCGGGTGCAGGTGTAACTGTTGATATTACTGTTGGGGGATCATTAAACTTCCACATTGGTGCTAATGAAGATCAAACAATGAATGTATCTGTAAATGCCATGGATGCTAGCAACCTTGGAGTGTCATCACTTGATGTAACTACGGCAGTAGGTGCAGAGAATGCTATTACTACAATTGACGATGCTATTCAGACTGTTTCTGCTGAACGTTCTAAACTAGGTGCTTACCAAAACCGCTTAGAGCACACAATCAACAACTTAGGAACATCAGCTGAAAACTTAACAGCTGCTGAGTCCCGTATCCGTGACGTAGACATGGCAAAAGAAATGATGGAGTTCACAAAGAACAACATCCTCTCTCAAGCAGCACAAGCAATGTTAGCTCAATCCAATCAAATGCCACAAGGAGTATTACAACTTCTTAGGTAA